Proteins from a genomic interval of Salinivibrio kushneri:
- the rsmG gene encoding 16S rRNA (guanine(527)-N(7))-methyltransferase RsmG, translating to MESQLTQGLAKAGLALSSQQQAQLLAYVRLLNKWNKAYNLTSVRRPEDMVVKHILDSLVVSPHLDGDHFIDVGTGPGLPGIPLAIANPDKHFTLLDSLGKRIRFIRQVLHELEIDNVTPVQSRVEDFTPDDGFDGVLSRAFASMNDMVSWCQHLPHAEGYFYALKGQVDQQELDALPAACSVTDIKALKVPGLEGARHLVILRAKSNE from the coding sequence ATGGAATCACAATTAACGCAAGGGCTTGCCAAGGCAGGCCTGGCTTTGTCGTCACAACAACAGGCGCAGCTTCTCGCGTATGTGCGCCTGTTAAACAAATGGAACAAAGCGTACAACCTGACATCGGTCCGTCGTCCGGAAGACATGGTGGTGAAACATATTCTCGATAGTTTGGTTGTTTCGCCCCATCTTGACGGCGATCATTTTATCGATGTAGGGACAGGTCCAGGATTACCAGGTATTCCTCTGGCTATCGCGAATCCGGATAAACACTTCACCTTGCTAGACAGTTTAGGCAAACGGATTCGTTTTATTCGCCAAGTGTTGCACGAGCTCGAGATAGACAATGTCACGCCGGTGCAAAGCCGTGTCGAGGATTTTACTCCCGATGATGGCTTTGATGGCGTATTGAGCCGGGCGTTTGCGTCGATGAACGATATGGTGAGCTGGTGCCAGCATCTTCCTCATGCTGAGGGATATTTTTACGCGCTGAAAGGGCAAGTGGACCAGCAGGAGCTGGATGCCTTGCCTGCCGCTTGTTCTGTGACCGATATCAAAGCTTTGAAGGTACCGGGATTGGAAGGGGCGCGTCATCTAGTAATCTTGAGAGCAAAGAGTAACGAATAG